Proteins from a genomic interval of uncultured Desulfuromusa sp.:
- a CDS encoding class I SAM-dependent methyltransferase — MILDPDNKYIEAINSHASLTGATVLEIGCGNGRISRNIAEYASRVVATDLNPTVLEQAKQNIQASNIDFLYTPDGTPDLPVRSFDLVIYTLSLHHIPKDKMIANLHHSGNLLKDKGKIIVVEPGDGGSFMEVKNRFGAGSGDETEERKNAAAALQRMEGWRLNPTYHFDVAFQFIDEEDFFTHKLPKYQNMPEAKISELKQFLKRYSTERGIILTSGRCLNLLTRK; from the coding sequence ATGATTCTCGACCCTGATAACAAATATATAGAAGCTATCAATTCTCACGCCTCTTTAACCGGTGCAACAGTCCTCGAAATTGGCTGCGGTAACGGGAGAATCAGCCGTAATATCGCTGAGTACGCCTCCAGGGTTGTCGCAACAGACTTAAATCCCACAGTTCTGGAACAGGCAAAACAAAATATTCAAGCGAGCAATATTGACTTTCTGTACACCCCTGATGGCACCCCGGATCTCCCGGTCCGATCTTTTGATCTTGTCATCTACACATTGTCACTGCACCACATCCCGAAAGACAAAATGATTGCCAATCTTCATCATTCAGGGAACTTACTTAAGGACAAGGGCAAGATTATTGTGGTCGAGCCTGGTGATGGCGGATCATTTATGGAGGTTAAAAACCGTTTTGGAGCAGGTAGCGGTGATGAAACCGAGGAAAGAAAAAATGCTGCAGCCGCCTTACAGCGTATGGAAGGATGGAGATTGAATCCAACCTATCATTTTGATGTTGCATTTCAGTTTATCGATGAAGAAGATTTTTTCACCCATAAGTTGCCAAAATACCAGAATATGCCTGAAGCAAAAATTTCCGAACTGAAACAGTTCCTGAAAAGGTACTCAACAGAGCGAGGAATTATTTTAACTTCAGGGAGATGCCTGAATCTACTCACACGTAAATAA
- the ybgF gene encoding tol-pal system protein YbgF — protein sequence MKCSLSFLTLKVLLFMGLILFLSSCAPAPGLAPSGALKVQLNEIKQQQQVQADQLQQLEQKLTQLQEQLTAQNIIPVEDQNNLYIPEPLKQPAASIGAPAETTSPFVESQEVATVAASASSYLAAFSDLASGRWPAAEAGFQNFLQNFPNHQYSPNARYWLANAQISQGKMNQAITNLQLIIANPAAQAKAPAALMQLAQIYRREGQPIQADNILEQLRNRYPESPEAQQLYRSNEPIN from the coding sequence ATGAAATGTTCCCTCTCATTCCTCACGCTTAAAGTTCTCCTGTTTATGGGACTGATCCTGTTCCTGAGTTCCTGTGCTCCGGCTCCGGGACTGGCCCCGTCCGGAGCACTCAAAGTTCAATTAAATGAAATCAAGCAACAGCAACAAGTCCAGGCTGATCAATTACAACAGTTAGAACAAAAACTCACTCAACTTCAGGAACAACTGACGGCCCAAAATATCATTCCGGTTGAAGATCAAAATAACCTGTACATCCCGGAGCCACTAAAACAGCCGGCAGCTTCAATCGGGGCTCCGGCAGAGACCACAAGTCCTTTTGTCGAAAGTCAGGAAGTGGCCACTGTTGCAGCATCAGCATCATCTTATCTTGCGGCCTTCTCAGATTTGGCATCAGGTCGTTGGCCCGCAGCTGAAGCTGGTTTTCAGAATTTTTTACAGAATTTTCCAAACCACCAATATTCTCCTAATGCTCGCTACTGGCTGGCCAATGCCCAGATTTCCCAGGGAAAAATGAATCAGGCAATCACCAACCTCCAACTGATTATTGCTAACCCGGCCGCTCAAGCTAAAGCCCCTGCAGCACTCATGCAACTGGCACAGATATATCGCCGGGAAGGCCAACCGATACAGGCTGACAACATCCTTGAACAGTTGCGCAACCGCTACCCAGAAAGCCCGGAAGCACAACAACTTTACCGGAGTAACGAACCCATCAATTAA
- a CDS encoding LysM peptidoglycan-binding domain-containing protein produces MTRTFFRWLSLLMLLLILSGASLAIAAENQIYTIKKGDTLWDLSKKFIDDPYYWPNIWAKNPEITNPHLIFPGQKVQILDGRLKIIPAYPEADKQASTETDDQKTDLSTMETETEELITIKAAGSGDGFILTDEVPLGVLVDSVDNRLLLTKDDLVFLKMKDLSSVTIGDTYGLFERGEQVKHPHTNEVFGTMMNNLGFLQVTEINGDTVVAKIGSAFREIQRGAEVFEYVPQRNEIVLQRGTTDKGGYIIAARDKKETFSTNDIIYVDLGSDDGLVSGNLFYIARPRKASDEVIKKAGPIQLPDAVLGAAIIIETKAKTASAIIIKSVNATFIGDKVSIVTN; encoded by the coding sequence ATGACACGGACATTCTTTCGCTGGTTATCACTGCTGATGTTATTGCTCATTTTATCAGGAGCAAGTCTGGCCATTGCTGCTGAAAATCAAATCTACACAATTAAAAAAGGGGACACCCTCTGGGACCTTTCTAAAAAGTTTATAGACGACCCCTATTACTGGCCGAATATCTGGGCAAAAAATCCGGAAATCACCAATCCTCATTTGATTTTCCCAGGGCAGAAAGTGCAAATTCTTGATGGTCGCCTGAAGATCATTCCGGCTTATCCTGAGGCCGACAAGCAAGCATCCACTGAAACGGATGATCAGAAAACAGACCTGTCAACAATGGAAACAGAGACAGAAGAGTTGATTACAATCAAAGCTGCCGGCAGTGGCGATGGTTTCATCCTGACCGATGAGGTTCCGCTTGGAGTTCTGGTTGATTCGGTCGATAACCGATTACTCCTGACGAAAGATGATCTTGTTTTTCTGAAAATGAAAGACCTGTCCAGTGTTACAATCGGTGACACCTATGGATTGTTTGAACGAGGCGAGCAGGTTAAGCATCCCCACACCAATGAAGTTTTTGGCACCATGATGAACAACCTTGGCTTCCTGCAAGTCACTGAGATTAATGGGGATACTGTTGTTGCAAAAATTGGTTCGGCCTTCCGTGAAATTCAGCGTGGTGCCGAAGTTTTTGAATATGTTCCACAGCGCAATGAAATTGTCCTACAACGCGGGACAACCGACAAGGGAGGCTACATCATTGCGGCCCGAGATAAAAAAGAAACTTTTTCCACCAATGATATTATCTATGTTGACCTGGGCAGCGACGATGGTCTTGTGAGTGGAAATCTTTTCTATATTGCCCGTCCTCGCAAAGCTTCGGACGAAGTTATCAAAAAAGCAGGTCCAATCCAGCTGCCGGATGCTGTCCTTGGCGCCGCCATCATCATTGAAACCAAAGCTAAAACAGCCTCTGCAATCATTATTAAAAGTGTCAATGCTACTTTTATAGGAGATAAGGTTTCCATTGTAACGAATTGA
- the dprA gene encoding DNA-processing protein DprA, translated as MDEQQNSLLRLHLTPGIGRIALFKLHQYFGDFMAPLQAPPQYWQEAGLNTKLCSKIPNQTDLKFVRIRHKLEALKVRLISFWDQDYPPLLREIHDPPALLYLRGKMPTKECFAIVGSRRATAGGLLFSKDMAATLANHNICIVSGLARGVDSAAHRGALEAKGSTIAVLGCGIDQVYPPENSQLFREIHQANAIITEYPPETPPLAGHFPGRNRIISGLSRGVLIIEAAGKSGSLITGDFALEQGRELFAIPGSLQHPNSKGTNQLLKEGAQLVTEAADILQALWPDLPSRKQRKQYNDFSLQLEEPALQVYQLLGHEPRHSDEIARECGLTPMALSAILLDLELRGGIKTLPGNNYIREQI; from the coding sequence ATGGATGAACAACAAAATTCACTTTTAAGGTTACATCTGACACCGGGTATTGGCCGCATCGCTCTGTTCAAACTTCATCAATATTTTGGTGATTTTATGGCGCCGCTCCAGGCTCCGCCACAATATTGGCAGGAAGCCGGTCTGAACACAAAACTCTGCAGTAAAATCCCCAATCAAACTGATCTGAAATTTGTAAGAATTCGTCACAAACTAGAGGCATTGAAAGTCCGTCTGATCAGTTTTTGGGATCAAGACTACCCCCCTCTGCTCCGTGAAATTCACGATCCCCCCGCTCTTCTCTACCTCCGTGGGAAAATGCCCACAAAGGAGTGTTTTGCAATCGTAGGTTCACGGCGCGCGACAGCAGGAGGCCTGCTCTTCAGTAAAGACATGGCGGCAACTCTCGCGAACCACAATATCTGTATTGTCAGCGGTTTAGCTCGTGGAGTTGATAGTGCTGCGCATAGAGGAGCACTTGAGGCAAAGGGATCAACAATTGCCGTTCTTGGCTGTGGGATCGATCAGGTATATCCACCTGAGAACAGTCAGTTGTTCCGGGAAATTCATCAGGCTAATGCCATTATTACTGAATACCCTCCAGAAACACCTCCTTTGGCAGGACATTTTCCCGGTCGAAATCGTATCATCAGTGGTCTCAGCCGCGGGGTATTGATTATAGAAGCTGCGGGAAAAAGCGGTTCACTGATCACCGGTGACTTTGCTCTGGAGCAAGGTCGTGAATTGTTTGCTATTCCGGGGTCTCTGCAGCACCCCAACAGCAAAGGGACGAATCAACTCCTGAAAGAAGGGGCCCAGCTTGTTACCGAAGCTGCTGATATTCTCCAGGCCCTCTGGCCCGACCTGCCATCCCGAAAGCAACGGAAACAATACAATGATTTTTCCTTACAACTTGAAGAACCGGCACTGCAAGTCTACCAATTGCTGGGGCATGAGCCCAGGCACAGTGACGAAATAGCCCGTGAATGCGGCTTGACTCCCATGGCTCTTTCCGCTATTTTACTCGACCTAGAGCTCCGGGGTGGGATAAAAACACTTCCGGGGAACAACTATATCCGTGAGCAAATATAA
- a CDS encoding DUF494 family protein, whose product MRERVLAIVNLIAQYVLGAEDNPISEQELMAELISVGFDADEINDAFSWMETVALQPPSGSTAISPLLDHPTYRVFSSQEQQMLTTEARGFLIKVRTMGLLSDEAQEEIIDRALRSAEDPVNEQEIKLVTILTLLSRSSSLWLREIDCLLENDWGRIYQ is encoded by the coding sequence TTGCGTGAGCGAGTTTTGGCGATTGTCAACCTGATCGCCCAGTATGTTCTGGGAGCGGAAGACAACCCTATAAGTGAACAGGAGTTAATGGCGGAACTTATCTCTGTCGGCTTTGATGCTGATGAGATCAATGATGCTTTTTCCTGGATGGAAACCGTTGCACTGCAACCACCATCGGGTTCAACTGCAATCTCCCCATTGTTGGATCACCCTACCTATCGGGTATTTAGCAGCCAAGAACAACAGATGCTTACAACTGAAGCAAGGGGCTTCTTAATCAAAGTACGCACCATGGGACTCCTCTCTGATGAAGCTCAGGAAGAAATTATTGATCGGGCATTACGTTCAGCAGAAGATCCTGTCAACGAGCAAGAGATCAAACTGGTTACAATTCTGACTCTGCTCTCACGTTCAAGCAGTCTCTGGTTACGAGAGATAGATTGCCTTCTCGAAAACGACTGGGGTCGTATCTATCAATAA
- the topA gene encoding type I DNA topoisomerase yields the protein MAQSLVIVESPAKAKTIEKFLGKGYKVLASYGHVRALPSKQGSVDTADNFKPNYQVLADSEKHINLLKKEVAKSNELILATDLDREGEAIAWHLLEALGIDEQAEKPSVKRVTFHEITQTAIDEAMAHPRAIARDMVDAQQARSVLDYLVGFNLSPFLWKKIRYGLSAGRVQSVALRLICEREDEIDAFKPREYWSIEALLANLSKNQFTAKLNSCDGKNLAKFAISNQKQADDILAELENVQFQVSSLEKKARKRNPAPPFTTSTLQQEASRKLGFSARKTMSVAQKLYEGIQVEDGTHGLITYMRTDSVALSTIATSEAREVICRLYDKSYALDKPRTFKNKSKNAQEAHEAVRPTSVARTPAQLKQFLSSDQYRLYELIWKRTVASQMAQAIFDATRVDIAAGERYSFRATGQIIRFPGFMALYIEGTDNGDDENKEGLLPQLDEGEKLTKEQLLPEQHFTQPPPRFTEASLVKTLEEYGIGRPSTYASIMNTLVTRKYVRLEKRTFFPEDTGRVVTKLLTEHFSQYVDYDFTAELEEELDAISRGELAWVPLIKKFWDPFIALLHRKDQEVSKADVTTEKTDKTCPECGKELVIKLGRAGRFLACSGFPDCRHTEPLNSDGKEVEEPVVSDEKCEKCGSPMLIKSGRYGKFLACSGYPKCKNIQPLEKPKSLDITCPECGEGEMMEKKSRYGKIFYSCNRYPKCKYALWNPPKEEPCPKCGWPLTEIKTTKRWGTVQRCPQENCDWEKVLIPPEKKTPAKKKPAAKKKTTAKKTTKKTT from the coding sequence ATGGCACAATCACTGGTTATTGTCGAATCACCGGCAAAAGCAAAAACCATCGAAAAATTTCTTGGTAAAGGCTATAAAGTTTTAGCTTCTTATGGACACGTACGTGCCCTGCCCAGTAAACAGGGATCAGTTGATACTGCTGACAATTTCAAGCCTAATTACCAGGTCCTTGCCGATAGTGAAAAACATATCAACCTGCTGAAAAAAGAGGTGGCTAAAAGCAACGAGTTAATTCTTGCAACTGACCTCGACCGGGAAGGGGAAGCTATTGCCTGGCATCTTCTGGAAGCTCTCGGTATTGATGAGCAGGCAGAAAAACCGTCCGTAAAAAGAGTGACTTTTCACGAAATCACGCAGACAGCCATTGATGAAGCGATGGCCCATCCTCGTGCTATTGCGCGGGATATGGTCGATGCTCAACAAGCTCGTTCAGTTCTTGATTATCTGGTCGGCTTCAACCTGTCACCTTTTCTGTGGAAAAAAATCCGTTATGGATTATCCGCAGGGCGGGTTCAATCAGTCGCTTTACGCCTCATATGTGAACGTGAAGATGAAATTGATGCATTTAAACCACGCGAATACTGGAGTATTGAAGCCCTCTTAGCAAACCTGAGCAAAAACCAATTCACAGCCAAACTCAACTCTTGTGACGGCAAAAATCTAGCCAAGTTCGCCATCAGCAATCAAAAGCAGGCTGATGACATTCTTGCAGAACTGGAAAATGTCCAATTCCAGGTCTCATCCCTGGAAAAGAAAGCTCGTAAGCGGAATCCTGCGCCCCCTTTTACAACCAGCACCCTGCAGCAGGAAGCCAGCCGTAAACTTGGCTTCTCCGCAAGAAAAACCATGAGTGTGGCCCAGAAATTATATGAAGGGATTCAGGTAGAAGACGGTACTCATGGTTTGATTACCTATATGCGAACCGACTCCGTTGCGTTGTCAACAATAGCAACCAGCGAAGCACGAGAAGTTATCTGCCGGCTCTATGATAAGAGCTACGCTCTGGACAAGCCCCGAACCTTCAAGAATAAAAGTAAAAACGCACAGGAAGCCCATGAAGCCGTACGCCCAACTTCAGTCGCCCGAACCCCTGCACAGTTGAAACAATTTTTGAGCTCGGATCAATACCGTCTTTATGAACTGATCTGGAAGAGAACTGTCGCATCACAAATGGCACAGGCTATTTTTGATGCAACCAGGGTCGATATCGCTGCAGGTGAACGTTACAGCTTTAGAGCCACTGGTCAAATTATCCGGTTCCCAGGATTTATGGCCCTTTACATCGAAGGCACCGATAATGGTGATGATGAAAATAAAGAGGGCTTGCTGCCACAGCTGGATGAGGGTGAAAAACTCACCAAGGAACAGTTGCTGCCCGAGCAACATTTCACTCAACCGCCACCCCGTTTCACCGAGGCCAGTCTGGTCAAAACCCTGGAAGAGTATGGTATCGGTCGCCCATCCACCTATGCCAGCATCATGAATACTCTCGTAACCAGAAAGTATGTACGACTGGAAAAACGAACATTCTTCCCTGAAGATACGGGAAGGGTAGTAACAAAGCTGCTGACAGAGCACTTCAGTCAATATGTAGATTATGATTTTACTGCGGAGTTGGAAGAAGAACTTGATGCTATCTCTCGTGGTGAATTGGCCTGGGTTCCGTTGATTAAAAAGTTCTGGGATCCCTTTATCGCCCTGCTGCACCGCAAAGATCAGGAAGTCAGCAAAGCGGATGTTACAACTGAAAAAACAGATAAGACCTGTCCGGAATGCGGCAAAGAACTGGTGATCAAACTTGGTCGGGCAGGACGTTTCCTAGCCTGTTCCGGGTTTCCCGACTGTCGCCATACAGAACCGTTGAACAGTGATGGCAAAGAGGTTGAGGAGCCGGTCGTATCAGACGAGAAGTGTGAAAAATGCGGTTCTCCAATGCTGATAAAATCAGGCCGTTACGGTAAATTCCTCGCTTGTAGCGGTTATCCGAAGTGTAAAAATATCCAGCCATTGGAAAAGCCTAAATCCCTTGATATCACCTGTCCTGAATGTGGTGAAGGGGAAATGATGGAGAAAAAGAGCCGCTACGGAAAGATTTTCTATTCCTGTAACCGCTATCCAAAATGTAAATATGCACTCTGGAATCCGCCCAAAGAAGAGCCATGCCCCAAATGTGGCTGGCCGCTGACGGAAATCAAAACAACAAAGCGCTGGGGAACCGTTCAGCGCTGCCCGCAAGAAAACTGCGACTGGGAAAAAGTTTTGATTCCACCAGAGAAAAAAACACCGGCGAAAAAGAAACCTGCCGCAAAGAAAAAGACAACTGCTAAAAAAACGACTAAAAAAACAACATAA